TGATGGGCGTCTATTTTAAAAGTTCTAGACCCGGATTCTTTATCATTAAAAAAATCTAAAATGTTTTTATTTGTTTCGTTAACAAACGACAAAAGTGATTTTCCTGAAATATTATTCTCACTGGTGTTTACCGTTTTTGCTATAACATCGATTTCATCGCCTTCTCTAAAAAAGCGTGGCATATTGGCGGAAATCATTAGTGGTTTTTGTGAAATAATGTATTTGTCGGTATATCCGGTTCTTAAGTCTTTGGTATGCGCAAAAAGTCTGAATTTCCAGGTGGTTAAAGATTCTGGGAAAGTAAATTGAAATTCAGCTTCGCCTTTTTCGTCAGTAACAATATGAGGATAGAAAAAAGCAGTTTCCGAAAAATTTTTCCGAAAACTATTAGTATTATCAACATTTGTAAATACGTCACTACCGTCTCCTTTTTCTGTTACACCAGCGACTGCTCCTGTAATATCCGATCTTGTTGCTTCTCCATAACCAACCACGGTAACTTCGTTAAGAGCGTTAACAGGGCCCTCACCATATACAAGACTTGTTGTGCCACGTATATTAATAGCTTTGTTTTGGGGTGTATTCCCAATAATCTTATTTAGCTGTCCAGAATAATTATAATCCAGATATTTTAATTTACTATATGTTTTATCAATATAATGATAGCTATAAGTTAGTCTGTTTGTTGGGCTTCCTGTACTCATGGGAGACCAAATAGGTATCCAGGATAATACGTATGCAGAATTAGCATAGGGATAATTCAGAGACCATTTTGAGTTCGCTTTGCTGATTTCATCTAAGGAAGCATCGTATAGCGCAACTAGCACTTCTGCTTTTGCGGGAAGATTGTCTTTATCAGTAACTTTTAATTTCCATTTATCCCGCTCTCCTGGTTGTACTTTTTCTCTAAAAGAAGTTATCTGTACATTTAGATTATTATTGCTTTTAGCGGATTTGATTGTTTCGGTTGAAGTATAAAATCGTCCGTTAAACATTGTAGAAAAAACCACTTTTAAGTCGGGTTCGCCATTGTATGGAATCTCTGTTTTTTCGTAACTATTACCAGATGTTTCTATCCATTTGAAATATTTTAAAACATCACTTTCGTACACTTCCATTAAAATAGTGTTAGCCTTATTAAAGCCGGTATAAAAAATGGCGTTTTCGCCTTTGTTTACGTATTCCGTTTCAGGAAATACCCAGTCGGTTCGTGAAGAAGGCGTACCTATTTTTTTTGTTATCAATTTGGACATCCTATACAGGCGGATACTGTCTCCTAAATTATTGTAGGCCGTAAGCTCAATATTATATGTGCCGCAAGACAGATTTTGCAGGCCTGGAATATTTATATGTGTTTGGTCTTTATCCTTTATTACGATGTCTTTTTCTAATAAGAGTTCGGTCTTTTTAGCATAAGGAGCGTCTATGTCAGGAAAATATCTGGTATATTCTTCCTCTGTTAATGAAGGAACAAAGGGATAGTTAGGATACCTGTACGAAGTATAGTCTGATTTACGATTTTCTTTAAAAATGCGGATTTTTATTCTCCCAGTTATGTTATTTCCATTTAAATCAGTTAGCGAAAAAGGTGTTTTTAAGGTGTCAGTAATAAAGTTTTTATTGGGAATGACTGCGGAAAATCTTAGTGAGGGTTTGCCAAAGGTAACAGATGTTTGGTTTTCCCGTGTCTCCCCATCGATGTCTGTAACTTTTACAACAATGTTATAGGTATATATTTTGTCCGTAGTTTCCGGAATAAAATCAATGAGAAATTTTCCTTGCTTATCTGTTTTTGCACTATCTGTGATTAAAGCTTCATTTGTACCTCTAAAAAATCCTGGGTTTTTATAAATCGTATAAGAAACCCTGGTTTCCTGTAAGGGATATCCGGCAAAGTTTTCTACAAAGCCGGTAATCTTTACCGGTTCTTTTGCGATTGATTTCACCGGCGAGAATTTGATAAAGAAAGTAGGCTTTTTATATTCCTCAATTTTAATTGATTTCGTGTAATCGCCTGCTTTGATCTGAAAGGAGCCGCTTAATGCATTTTGTGGGATTTCGAAAGAAGAACTGAATGTCCCGAATTCATTAGTTCTTAATTTTACTTTTTGAAGAGTGAGCCGATTGCCGGAAAATATAACTTCGATGTCGTTATTAGCACAAACCTGGCTTTCTTTCTCCGAGTTTATGTACTTGATTCCTTTAAATTGAATAGTTTGTCCGGGACGATAAATTTCCCTATCGGTAAATATCGAAACTGCATCTTCTTCTCCCTCAATTTGGATTTGAGTTTTCCTATCAGGCAATGTATAAACGGAACTATGCCAAATATCATTCTTTAAACGAAGTGAATAGCTGTTGTATTTGTCTTTTTGTGTAATAAAGAAGCCATTAGCATCGGTTTTGCCTTTAGATGATACCTCTCTGGTCTTAATATTATGTGTAAATGTCGAGTGTTTATAAACAGATACCAAAACATGTTTCAATGGCATACCTGTAGCTCTGTCTGCAACACGTATTTTTTGTTTTCCGTTTTTAATATCAATTAAGCAAACCATATTGGTAACGTTGAAATGTGTAAACTTAATGTTTTCCGGTTCAATGCCTTCATATTCCAAAACCAAGAAATAAATTCCAAGAGGTAAAGGGTCTACTTTTATTGAGGTAGTATTTTGTTTAAAATCATGAAGTTCTGGTAAATCAAAATCAACAGTTCTAAAACTTTTCTTCTTTTTAAGATATTCTATAATTTCCTGTTTGTTCTCTCCTTTTCTGTCCAGTATGGGCATGATCTCGTCAAGATCATGCATATCAGCTTTATATAATGCATATTTTGCTTTTTCTATGTTTTTAAAGTCAACAGTAGCGAGTATATTTTTATTCGGAATATTATCATTGTCGAGCCTTATATTCAGTTCTTTTTTTCTCAATTGAAAAACCTTTACTTTAGCATTTTTTGCGGTATTGCTTTCAGGAAACAGATTAATAATGTCTTGAAAAAGCGCATAGGCAGTAACGTTATCCTGCATTCTTTCATAAATAAGGGCCTTTTGATAGCGTATATCTGCTATTACCAAAGAAGAAGAATATTGTTTCTCTATAATGTTTAAGGCTTGCAGTTGTAATGAATCCCGATTTTTGGTACCCGAATATTGTTTGGATAAGTTAATGATACGATTAAGGAGTAAATCGGCAAGAGCATCAATATTTTTGCGTTGTTTGTGAAAGTGATATAATTCAGCATAAATATCTGAAGATTTATGAAAAGCAGCATCATTATAAGGGGAAGTGACAGAAGTATTGTAGAAAAGACTATCCGTGTCGAACATAAAAGTGCTTTCGGATACATTCTGAAAATTAAATGTTTGTAGCTGATATTCCTGATTACTGTAGAATGAAAGTGCTCGCTGAGCTAGTAAATCAAAAAGTGTTGGGCGTAATATTTGATTATTCTCCGTTAAAACCTCTGTATATTCGTTTATGGGAGTATTCTGTAATATTTCTTGTGAGGAGAGTGAGGCATCGTACAATAAAGAGATTTCGTTAATTAGTGTACTGAAGTCCCAGTTTCGGAAATCATTTTCCCTGTTTTTTGTTGGAGTTCGATTGATTA
This genomic interval from Pseudopedobacter saltans DSM 12145 contains the following:
- a CDS encoding alpha-2-macroglobulin family protein, which translates into the protein MSLKYRSALLLIFFCLLYTYTSAQNKYSALQQQIDSLITQDLPKSALEKVHELKALAVADKNDIQRLNAILYKLNLTAQTEKNLEKNIEVLNKETENAAFPLKAILQSVLAETYWNYYKQNRYKIINRTPTKNRENDFRNWDFSTLINEISLLYDASLSSQEILQNTPINEYTEVLTENNQILRPTLFDLLAQRALSFYSNQEYQLQTFNFQNVSESTFMFDTDSLFYNTSVTSPYNDAAFHKSSDIYAELYHFHKQRKNIDALADLLLNRIINLSKQYSGTKNRDSLQLQALNIIEKQYSSSLVIADIRYQKALIYERMQDNVTAYALFQDIINLFPESNTAKNAKVKVFQLRKKELNIRLDNDNIPNKNILATVDFKNIEKAKYALYKADMHDLDEIMPILDRKGENKQEIIEYLKKKKSFRTVDFDLPELHDFKQNTTSIKVDPLPLGIYFLVLEYEGIEPENIKFTHFNVTNMVCLIDIKNGKQKIRVADRATGMPLKHVLVSVYKHSTFTHNIKTREVSSKGKTDANGFFITQKDKYNSYSLRLKNDIWHSSVYTLPDRKTQIQIEGEEDAVSIFTDREIYRPGQTIQFKGIKYINSEKESQVCANNDIEVIFSGNRLTLQKVKLRTNEFGTFSSSFEIPQNALSGSFQIKAGDYTKSIKIEEYKKPTFFIKFSPVKSIAKEPVKITGFVENFAGYPLQETRVSYTIYKNPGFFRGTNEALITDSAKTDKQGKFLIDFIPETTDKIYTYNIVVKVTDIDGETRENQTSVTFGKPSLRFSAVIPNKNFITDTLKTPFSLTDLNGNNITGRIKIRIFKENRKSDYTSYRYPNYPFVPSLTEEEYTRYFPDIDAPYAKKTELLLEKDIVIKDKDQTHINIPGLQNLSCGTYNIELTAYNNLGDSIRLYRMSKLITKKIGTPSSRTDWVFPETEYVNKGENAIFYTGFNKANTILMEVYESDVLKYFKWIETSGNSYEKTEIPYNGEPDLKVVFSTMFNGRFYTSTETIKSAKSNNNLNVQITSFREKVQPGERDKWKLKVTDKDNLPAKAEVLVALYDASLDEISKANSKWSLNYPYANSAYVLSWIPIWSPMSTGSPTNRLTYSYHYIDKTYSKLKYLDYNYSGQLNKIIGNTPQNKAINIRGTTSLVYGEGPVNALNEVTVVGYGEATRSDITGAVAGVTEKGDGSDVFTNVDNTNSFRKNFSETAFFYPHIVTDEKGEAEFQFTFPESLTTWKFRLFAHTKDLRTGYTDKYIISQKPLMISANMPRFFREGDEIDVIAKTVNTSENNISGKSLLSFVNETNKNILDFFNDKESGSRTFKIDAHQSEASKYPIKIPKSIDSLTYRISAYSDFYYDGEEKSVPVLSKMLTLSESKSFILNPGESRKIKIEDFLSSDKRELKSLTFSTQNNPILDIVFALPYLQKENSEYLSSNSLLGNFMTGQMALYVRKNYRYATIFPDSSLSKLKNLKNSPWFNPSQVLEQQKTLIHLFKGTNAYTEQAMALNKLEKMQKSNGSFPWFESCIYEDRYITQNIVASLGKSSAISTSSFFDKQKGRIAKKALSYVDNELIKNINSLTSLDIQGWYARSFYKDSSALIGFDSCQTKYLDYAHKNWQKFTDYEKGLIAYTFINLDRNDLAQPILKSLKEKAIFSDVIGAYWPREQSFFLWNRAEIEKHSLMIELFGKQESEANFVLQLKKWLLLNKQANNWQTSNATMSACFALLSNGSYEPEKNTIRYSTKRKLEPELQIMNAGKFTYTVPLVNDKPDFPIYEIYNPGKNFMIASFSQTFNQNLKDVKSHNNGLIITKKYFKKDRNGNLKEINNNNELHVGDKITVRLYLVADRALEYIKLRDERPSGTEPTSVISKYYYLENLFYYLTPKDTSTDIFINHLPKGQYIIDYDLYCAQSGKFSSGISKAESLYAPEFGAYTSSQNIIIK